One genomic window of Candidatus Nealsonbacteria bacterium includes the following:
- a CDS encoding sigma-70 family RNA polymerase sigma factor — MVKIKKKKIKTIHRPADKKRKIKKVKIKKTKKNRKIKSGQVRRGRPRKKASALQGRPKKDYVGTLKKSKRLTRQAGGVRGKIFLNDKIQTLIQKGGDRGFVTFSEILYFFPRAGKDIKSLELLYEILEKEGIKIKESKEFLTPVKSLKKGKKGKEKTIKIDPIQLYLKEIGSYPFISADEEKELSKKIEKGDEEARKKLARANLRLVVSIAKRYIGRSPHLTLLDLIQEGNLGLFRAVEKFDWRRGYKFSTYATWWIRQAINRALADQAKTIRIPVHMVETISKYTQIKRRLLQDLGREPLAEEIAAEMGIEVEKVYQIMKISQEAISLETPVGDSEEDSILAEFIEDKKVISPSLEASRNLLKERLKEILVDLTPREQKILIMRFGLDGGVTHTLEEVGQEFKVTRERIRQIEAKSLEKIREHDKLRKLKDY, encoded by the coding sequence ATGGTAAAAATAAAAAAGAAAAAAATCAAGACAATCCACCGGCCGGCGGACAAAAAGAGAAAAATCAAAAAAGTAAAAATTAAAAAAACAAAAAAAAACCGAAAAATTAAAAGCGGTCAAGTTCGCCGGGGCAGGCCCCGAAAAAAAGCAAGCGCCCTACAAGGTAGGCCCAAAAAAGATTACGTCGGAACCCTGAAAAAGAGCAAGCGCCTTACAAGACAGGCAGGTGGGGTGCGGGGCAAGATTTTTTTGAACGATAAAATTCAGACACTAATTCAAAAAGGGGGTGACCGGGGGTTTGTTACTTTTTCTGAAATTTTATATTTTTTCCCCCGAGCGGGAAAAGACATCAAAAGTTTGGAATTGCTTTATGAAATTTTAGAAAAAGAAGGAATTAAAATCAAAGAAAGCAAAGAATTTTTAACTCCGGTTAAATCGTTAAAAAAGGGAAAAAAGGGAAAAGAAAAAACAATAAAAATAGATCCGATTCAACTTTATCTAAAAGAAATTGGTTCTTATCCTTTTATTTCGGCTGATGAAGAAAAAGAATTGTCAAAAAAAATTGAAAAGGGAGATGAAGAAGCCAGAAAAAAATTAGCCCGAGCCAACTTACGTCTTGTTGTCTCCATTGCCAAAAGATATATTGGCCGGTCTCCTCACTTAACTCTTTTGGACTTAATTCAAGAGGGAAATCTGGGATTATTCAGAGCAGTGGAAAAATTTGATTGGCGAAGGGGTTACAAATTTTCAACTTATGCTACTTGGTGGATTCGTCAAGCCATAAATAGGGCTTTAGCCGACCAGGCCAAGACCATTAGAATTCCGGTCCATATGGTAGAGACAATTTCCAAATATACTCAAATAAAAAGACGACTTTTGCAGGATTTGGGCAGAGAACCCCTGGCAGAAGAAATTGCTGCTGAGATGGGAATTGAAGTGGAAAAGGTTTATCAAATTATGAAAATTTCTCAAGAAGCGATTTCTTTGGAAACACCAGTAGGAGATAGTGAGGAAGATAGTATTTTGGCTGAATTTATTGAAGATAAAAAAGTTATTTCACCATCTTTGGAGGCGAGTAGAAACTTATTAAAAGAAAGATTAAAGGAAATTTTAGTTGATTTAACACCCAGAGAACAAAAGATATTAATAATGAGATTCGGTTTGGATGGTGGAGTTACCCACACTTTAGAAGAGGTTGGCCAAGAATTTAAGGTGACCAGGGAAAGAATTCGCCAGATTGAAGCCAAATCTCTTGAAAAAATCAGGGAACATGATAAGCTAAGAAAATT
- the dnaG gene encoding DNA primase, with translation MSQIEEIKNRLDIVEVVGSYLKLQKTGANYRALCPFHSEKKPSFFVSPTRQIWHCFGGCGTGGDIFKFVMQIEGVEFGDALRILAQKAGVELKRQTSEYKEWQTERNRLYEVCDLATRFFEKQLEESKTGKEAKKYLLARGIKEESIKKWRLGYAPESWRGLSDFLVSQGYNREEIVKAGLAIPKEQTQSDLELQTTNYKLQTNFYDRFRDRIIFPIFDLNSKVVGFGGRVFKEKDEQETAKYINIPNTLLYDKSQILYGLDRAKIEIRKKDSCILVEGYTDVIMSHQTGIENVAATSGTALTSHQLKILKRYSENLILGFDMDIAGESASKRGINLAQNQGFNIKVIRLPEGKDAAETIVQNQEDWIEAVENPKSIMEFYFESAFSKKDSKTSEGKKEISKTLLPVIKRIPNQIERSFWTQKLAKDLEVKEEDIFQEMKKVRLEEEIYGLEPEEIINLPQKGRKELLEERLLTLILKSPSDSLNLLTEEDLDFFSPQTCQLISRLKKEEKPENLPTELFNLLNHLSLKSEIELEGLSQEDCKIEFQECQKEIKNLEIKNKLDRISLEIKKAEEEKNFPKIEELIQEFNYLAKQLTRFQ, from the coding sequence CGGGCTCTCTGTCCCTTTCATTCAGAGAAAAAACCTTCTTTTTTTGTTTCGCCGACCCGCCAAATCTGGCATTGTTTCGGCGGTTGCGGAACCGGAGGAGACATCTTTAAGTTCGTTATGCAGATTGAAGGGGTGGAGTTTGGCGACGCTTTAAGAATTTTAGCTCAAAAAGCCGGAGTTGAGCTTAAACGGCAAACGTCGGAATATAAAGAATGGCAAACAGAAAGAAACCGGCTTTATGAAGTTTGCGATTTGGCAACCAGGTTTTTTGAGAAACAACTAGAAGAAAGCAAAACGGGAAAAGAGGCGAAAAAATATCTTTTAGCTCGGGGAATCAAAGAAGAAAGTATAAAAAAATGGCGGCTGGGTTATGCTCCAGAAAGTTGGCGGGGATTATCTGATTTTTTAGTTAGCCAAGGATATAATAGAGAAGAAATAGTTAAAGCCGGTTTAGCTATACCCAAAGAACAAACCCAATCAGATTTAGAATTACAAACTACAAACTACAAACTACAAACTAATTTTTATGACCGATTCCGGGATAGAATTATTTTTCCGATTTTTGATTTAAATTCCAAGGTGGTTGGCTTTGGCGGTCGGGTTTTTAAAGAAAAAGACGAACAAGAGACGGCAAAATATATTAACATTCCCAATACTCTTTTGTATGACAAAAGCCAAATCTTATACGGTCTTGATAGGGCTAAAATAGAAATCAGGAAAAAGGACTCTTGTATTTTGGTTGAAGGTTACACCGATGTCATTATGTCTCATCAGACAGGGATTGAAAATGTGGCGGCTACTTCCGGCACGGCTTTAACGTCCCATCAATTGAAAATTTTAAAAAGATATAGCGAAAATTTAATTTTGGGTTTTGATATGGATATTGCCGGTGAATCGGCTTCAAAAAGAGGAATTAATTTAGCCCAGAATCAGGGATTTAATATCAAGGTTATCCGGTTGCCCGAAGGAAAAGATGCGGCAGAAACTATTGTTCAAAATCAAGAAGATTGGATAGAGGCTGTTGAAAACCCAAAATCAATTATGGAGTTTTATTTTGAATCAGCTTTTTCCAAAAAAGATTCAAAGACCTCGGAGGGAAAAAAAGAGATTTCCAAAACTTTACTTCCGGTTATTAAAAGAATTCCCAATCAAATTGAAAGGTCTTTTTGGACCCAAAAATTAGCCAAGGATTTGGAAGTTAAAGAAGAAGACATTTTTCAGGAGATGAAAAAAGTCAGATTGGAGGAAGAAATTTACGGCTTGGAACCGGAAGAAATAATCAACCTTCCCCAAAAAGGGAGAAAGGAACTTTTGGAAGAAAGATTATTAACTTTAATTTTAAAATCACCCTCCGATTCCCTCAACCTTTTAACCGAAGAGGACTTGGATTTTTTTTCTCCTCAAACCTGCCAACTTATTTCCCGGTTGAAAAAAGAAGAGAAGCCGGAAAATTTGCCGACAGAATTATTTAATTTATTGAATCATCTTTCTTTAAAATCAGAGATTGAATTAGAGGGTTTATCTCAAGAAGATTGTAAAATTGAATTTCAGGAATGCCAAAAAGAAATTAAAAACCTGGAAATTAAAAATAAATTAGACAGAATTTCTTTAGAAATTAAAAAAGCCGAAGAAGAAAAAAATTTTCCCAAAATTGAAGAATTAATTCAAGAATTCAATTATTTGGCAAAACAATTAACCAGATTCCAATAA